In a single window of the Danio rerio strain Tuebingen ecotype United States chromosome 20, GRCz12tu, whole genome shotgun sequence genome:
- the si:dkey-71h2.2 gene encoding low density lipoprotein receptor adapter protein 1-B isoform X2: MDALKSAGRAIIKSPGVPRHTWGTSKHEKLPENWTDTKETLLEGMVFNVKYLGMTLVGQPKGEEMAAAAIRRIVTTARASAKKFRKVTLTVSPKGIIIADTETNDLVEDVSIYRISYCTTDKTQDKVFAYVSQSQFNETLECHAFLCQKKKIAQAVTLTVAQAFKIALDLWEIAQEDKGKKGRTCFSFSDPESQPESEPKSVTEEKAQALMEHKPRKPFFPSFLSPSPRSSNRRRPIKHDSWDAEDGLDDAFSRLATSRSRTLSEDAAVSPAEDLLSFSSDDSD, translated from the exons AGCTGCCAGAGAACTGGACAGACACCAAAGAGACGCTCCTGGAAGGGATGGTGTTCAATGTGAAGTATCTGGGCATGACTCTGGTTGGTCAACCTAAAGGAGAAGAAATGGCAGCGGCTGCCATCAGGAGGATTGTAACTACG GCTCGGGCCAGTGCAAAGAAGTTTCGGAAAGTGACCCTCACTGTTTCCCCCAAAGGAATCATCATCGCAGACACAGAGACTAATGACCTCGTTGAGGACGTGTCCATTTACAG AATATCTTACTGCACAACAGATAAAACTCAGGATAAGGTCTTCGCCTACGTCTCCCAAAGCCAGTTCAATGAAACTCTGGAGTGCCATGCCTTCCTgtgccaaaaaaagaaaata GCTCAAGCTGTGACTCTGACAGTTGCACAAGCATTTAAAATAGCTCTGGATCTGTGGGAGATCGCACAGGAAG ACAAAGGCAAGAAAGGTCGCACATGCTTCTCCTTTTCAGATCCTGAATCTCAGCCTGAATCAGAGCCAAAGAGTGTCACAG AGGAGAAGGCTCAGGCTCTGATGGAGCACAAACCGAGGAAGCCCTTCTTCCCCTCCTTCCTTTCTCCATCTCCACGCAGTAGCAACAGGAGACGGCCAATCAAACATGACTCCTGG GATGCAGAAGATGGCCTCGATGATGCCTTCTCAAG ATTGGCCACGTCCCGCAGCAGAACCCTGTCTGAAGATGCAGCTGTGAGTCCAGCAGAAGATCTCCTGTCCTTCAGCAGTGACGACTCAGActga
- the si:dkey-71h2.2 gene encoding low density lipoprotein receptor adapter protein 1 isoform X1: MDALKSAGRAIIKSPGVPRHTWGTSKHEKLPENWTDTKETLLEGMVFNVKYLGMTLVGQPKGEEMAAAAIRRIVTTARASAKKFRKVTLTVSPKGIIIADTETNDLVEDVSIYRISYCTTDKTQDKVFAYVSQSQFNETLECHAFLCQKKKIAQAVTLTVAQAFKIALDLWEIAQEDKGKKGRTCFSFSDPESQPESEPKSVTEEEKAQALMEHKPRKPFFPSFLSPSPRSSNRRRPIKHDSWDAEDGLDDAFSRLATSRSRTLSEDAAVSPAEDLLSFSSDDSD; this comes from the exons AGCTGCCAGAGAACTGGACAGACACCAAAGAGACGCTCCTGGAAGGGATGGTGTTCAATGTGAAGTATCTGGGCATGACTCTGGTTGGTCAACCTAAAGGAGAAGAAATGGCAGCGGCTGCCATCAGGAGGATTGTAACTACG GCTCGGGCCAGTGCAAAGAAGTTTCGGAAAGTGACCCTCACTGTTTCCCCCAAAGGAATCATCATCGCAGACACAGAGACTAATGACCTCGTTGAGGACGTGTCCATTTACAG AATATCTTACTGCACAACAGATAAAACTCAGGATAAGGTCTTCGCCTACGTCTCCCAAAGCCAGTTCAATGAAACTCTGGAGTGCCATGCCTTCCTgtgccaaaaaaagaaaata GCTCAAGCTGTGACTCTGACAGTTGCACAAGCATTTAAAATAGCTCTGGATCTGTGGGAGATCGCACAGGAAG ACAAAGGCAAGAAAGGTCGCACATGCTTCTCCTTTTCAGATCCTGAATCTCAGCCTGAATCAGAGCCAAAGAGTGTCACAG AAGAGGAGAAGGCTCAGGCTCTGATGGAGCACAAACCGAGGAAGCCCTTCTTCCCCTCCTTCCTTTCTCCATCTCCACGCAGTAGCAACAGGAGACGGCCAATCAAACATGACTCCTGG GATGCAGAAGATGGCCTCGATGATGCCTTCTCAAG ATTGGCCACGTCCCGCAGCAGAACCCTGTCTGAAGATGCAGCTGTGAGTCCAGCAGAAGATCTCCTGTCCTTCAGCAGTGACGACTCAGActga
- the si:dkey-71h2.2 gene encoding low density lipoprotein receptor adapter protein 1-A isoform X6, which produces MDALKSAGRAIIKSPGVPRHTWGTSKHEKLPENWTDTKETLLEGMVFNVKYLGMTLVGQPKGEEMAAAAIRRIVTTARASAKKFRKVTLTVSPKGIIIADTETNDLVEDVSIYRISYCTTDKTQDKVFAYVSQSQFNETLECHAFLCQKKKIAQAVTLTVAQAFKIALDLWEIAQEDKGKKGRTCFSFSDPESQPESEPKSVTEEKAQALMEHKPRKPFFPSFLSPSPRSSNRRRPIKHDSWDAEDGLDDAFSSMEVEEMDADWPRPAAEPCLKMQL; this is translated from the exons AGCTGCCAGAGAACTGGACAGACACCAAAGAGACGCTCCTGGAAGGGATGGTGTTCAATGTGAAGTATCTGGGCATGACTCTGGTTGGTCAACCTAAAGGAGAAGAAATGGCAGCGGCTGCCATCAGGAGGATTGTAACTACG GCTCGGGCCAGTGCAAAGAAGTTTCGGAAAGTGACCCTCACTGTTTCCCCCAAAGGAATCATCATCGCAGACACAGAGACTAATGACCTCGTTGAGGACGTGTCCATTTACAG AATATCTTACTGCACAACAGATAAAACTCAGGATAAGGTCTTCGCCTACGTCTCCCAAAGCCAGTTCAATGAAACTCTGGAGTGCCATGCCTTCCTgtgccaaaaaaagaaaata GCTCAAGCTGTGACTCTGACAGTTGCACAAGCATTTAAAATAGCTCTGGATCTGTGGGAGATCGCACAGGAAG ACAAAGGCAAGAAAGGTCGCACATGCTTCTCCTTTTCAGATCCTGAATCTCAGCCTGAATCAGAGCCAAAGAGTGTCACAG AGGAGAAGGCTCAGGCTCTGATGGAGCACAAACCGAGGAAGCCCTTCTTCCCCTCCTTCCTTTCTCCATCTCCACGCAGTAGCAACAGGAGACGGCCAATCAAACATGACTCCTGG GATGCAGAAGATGGCCTCGATGATGCCTTCTCAAG TATGGAGGTGGAGGAGATGGACGCAG ATTGGCCACGTCCCGCAGCAGAACCCTGTCTGAAGATGCAGCTGTGA
- the si:dkey-71h2.2 gene encoding low density lipoprotein receptor adapter protein 1-B isoform X5, with translation MDALKSAGRAIIKSPGVPRHTWGTSKHEKLPENWTDTKETLLEGMVFNVKYLGMTLVGQPKGEEMAAAAIRRIVTTARASAKKFRKVTLTVSPKGIIIADTETNDLVEDVSIYRISYCTTDKTQDKVFAYVSQSQFNETLECHAFLCQKKKIAQAVTLTVAQAFKIALDLWEIAQEDKGKKGRTCFSFSDPESQPESEPKSVTEEKAQALMEHKPRKPFFPSFLSPSPRSSNRRRPIKHDSWDAEDGLDDAFSSSMEVEEMDADWPRPAAEPCLKMQL, from the exons AGCTGCCAGAGAACTGGACAGACACCAAAGAGACGCTCCTGGAAGGGATGGTGTTCAATGTGAAGTATCTGGGCATGACTCTGGTTGGTCAACCTAAAGGAGAAGAAATGGCAGCGGCTGCCATCAGGAGGATTGTAACTACG GCTCGGGCCAGTGCAAAGAAGTTTCGGAAAGTGACCCTCACTGTTTCCCCCAAAGGAATCATCATCGCAGACACAGAGACTAATGACCTCGTTGAGGACGTGTCCATTTACAG AATATCTTACTGCACAACAGATAAAACTCAGGATAAGGTCTTCGCCTACGTCTCCCAAAGCCAGTTCAATGAAACTCTGGAGTGCCATGCCTTCCTgtgccaaaaaaagaaaata GCTCAAGCTGTGACTCTGACAGTTGCACAAGCATTTAAAATAGCTCTGGATCTGTGGGAGATCGCACAGGAAG ACAAAGGCAAGAAAGGTCGCACATGCTTCTCCTTTTCAGATCCTGAATCTCAGCCTGAATCAGAGCCAAAGAGTGTCACAG AGGAGAAGGCTCAGGCTCTGATGGAGCACAAACCGAGGAAGCCCTTCTTCCCCTCCTTCCTTTCTCCATCTCCACGCAGTAGCAACAGGAGACGGCCAATCAAACATGACTCCTGG GATGCAGAAGATGGCCTCGATGATGCCTTCTCAAG CAGTATGGAGGTGGAGGAGATGGACGCAG ATTGGCCACGTCCCGCAGCAGAACCCTGTCTGAAGATGCAGCTGTGA
- the si:dkey-71h2.2 gene encoding low density lipoprotein receptor adapter protein 1 isoform X4, translating to MDALKSAGRAIIKSPGVPRHTWGTSKHEKLPENWTDTKETLLEGMVFNVKYLGMTLVGQPKGEEMAAAAIRRIVTTARASAKKFRKVTLTVSPKGIIIADTETNDLVEDVSIYRISYCTTDKTQDKVFAYVSQSQFNETLECHAFLCQKKKIAQAVTLTVAQAFKIALDLWEIAQEDKGKKGRTCFSFSDPESQPESEPKSVTEEEKAQALMEHKPRKPFFPSFLSPSPRSSNRRRPIKHDSWDAEDGLDDAFSSMEVEEMDADWPRPAAEPCLKMQL from the exons AGCTGCCAGAGAACTGGACAGACACCAAAGAGACGCTCCTGGAAGGGATGGTGTTCAATGTGAAGTATCTGGGCATGACTCTGGTTGGTCAACCTAAAGGAGAAGAAATGGCAGCGGCTGCCATCAGGAGGATTGTAACTACG GCTCGGGCCAGTGCAAAGAAGTTTCGGAAAGTGACCCTCACTGTTTCCCCCAAAGGAATCATCATCGCAGACACAGAGACTAATGACCTCGTTGAGGACGTGTCCATTTACAG AATATCTTACTGCACAACAGATAAAACTCAGGATAAGGTCTTCGCCTACGTCTCCCAAAGCCAGTTCAATGAAACTCTGGAGTGCCATGCCTTCCTgtgccaaaaaaagaaaata GCTCAAGCTGTGACTCTGACAGTTGCACAAGCATTTAAAATAGCTCTGGATCTGTGGGAGATCGCACAGGAAG ACAAAGGCAAGAAAGGTCGCACATGCTTCTCCTTTTCAGATCCTGAATCTCAGCCTGAATCAGAGCCAAAGAGTGTCACAG AAGAGGAGAAGGCTCAGGCTCTGATGGAGCACAAACCGAGGAAGCCCTTCTTCCCCTCCTTCCTTTCTCCATCTCCACGCAGTAGCAACAGGAGACGGCCAATCAAACATGACTCCTGG GATGCAGAAGATGGCCTCGATGATGCCTTCTCAAG TATGGAGGTGGAGGAGATGGACGCAG ATTGGCCACGTCCCGCAGCAGAACCCTGTCTGAAGATGCAGCTGTGA
- the si:dkey-71h2.2 gene encoding low density lipoprotein receptor adapter protein 1 isoform X3, protein MDALKSAGRAIIKSPGVPRHTWGTSKHEKLPENWTDTKETLLEGMVFNVKYLGMTLVGQPKGEEMAAAAIRRIVTTARASAKKFRKVTLTVSPKGIIIADTETNDLVEDVSIYRISYCTTDKTQDKVFAYVSQSQFNETLECHAFLCQKKKIAQAVTLTVAQAFKIALDLWEIAQEDKGKKGRTCFSFSDPESQPESEPKSVTEEEKAQALMEHKPRKPFFPSFLSPSPRSSNRRRPIKHDSWDAEDGLDDAFSSSMEVEEMDADWPRPAAEPCLKMQL, encoded by the exons AGCTGCCAGAGAACTGGACAGACACCAAAGAGACGCTCCTGGAAGGGATGGTGTTCAATGTGAAGTATCTGGGCATGACTCTGGTTGGTCAACCTAAAGGAGAAGAAATGGCAGCGGCTGCCATCAGGAGGATTGTAACTACG GCTCGGGCCAGTGCAAAGAAGTTTCGGAAAGTGACCCTCACTGTTTCCCCCAAAGGAATCATCATCGCAGACACAGAGACTAATGACCTCGTTGAGGACGTGTCCATTTACAG AATATCTTACTGCACAACAGATAAAACTCAGGATAAGGTCTTCGCCTACGTCTCCCAAAGCCAGTTCAATGAAACTCTGGAGTGCCATGCCTTCCTgtgccaaaaaaagaaaata GCTCAAGCTGTGACTCTGACAGTTGCACAAGCATTTAAAATAGCTCTGGATCTGTGGGAGATCGCACAGGAAG ACAAAGGCAAGAAAGGTCGCACATGCTTCTCCTTTTCAGATCCTGAATCTCAGCCTGAATCAGAGCCAAAGAGTGTCACAG AAGAGGAGAAGGCTCAGGCTCTGATGGAGCACAAACCGAGGAAGCCCTTCTTCCCCTCCTTCCTTTCTCCATCTCCACGCAGTAGCAACAGGAGACGGCCAATCAAACATGACTCCTGG GATGCAGAAGATGGCCTCGATGATGCCTTCTCAAG CAGTATGGAGGTGGAGGAGATGGACGCAG ATTGGCCACGTCCCGCAGCAGAACCCTGTCTGAAGATGCAGCTGTGA